The genomic segment TCCGGGCTTTGGGGActggaaggaaaacaaagttgAAATCATACCTCGCTATAGttacacatgaaaaataaaattgttttacagaAACTCAATTTACAAGCTGGACAGTCATGTCATCCAGCTCCAAACCGAGAGAGTTGGCTACACTCTGCGAACTTGTGGGGCGGCCGCCGAGGGCGGCGGGCCCTGCGCTCTCGGGCGGCCCGAGCCGCGGGACTACAATTCCCGGGATGCCTCGGAACAGGTAGCAATACGCCTGCGCAGAGGCGGTGGCAACTCCACGTCTCGCCAGGCGGGGGCGCAGGGGGCTCAGTCCTGAGCGCACAGAAGCAACGAGCGCCGCGGCCAGCCACTGGCCGGGAGGGCGGGTTTGGGGGCGCACGTCTACCGCCTGGGTTGGCAGCGTTTGAGCCCTCGGCTCTGATTCCAGCCTCTgattccctcctctcccagggtAGAGGTGTCACGTCCTCCTGGCGCGAACACACTGAGCCATCTTGAGAAGCATAGCCTCGCTCAGAACCCCACATCCCGCTGCCGGCGGTTCCCCGCATCCGGTGTCCGCCCCCAAAGCCACCCTCCCTCCCACGCAGCTCCAGCTGCCTGCCCTTAACCGCGGCCTGGGCGTCTcctggggaggcccaggctggggttCTCAGAGGTCCAGGGACCCCGGGGCATTTGTTTTCTGGAGTTCCCTTCTCATTGGGACCACCAGGCCGCAATTAGGTCACGGTTCTCTCCTGGATGGTTTTCTCCGGCGCTCTAagtgggaaggagagaaactTGGAAGTgaaagcctcagcttcctctttctTCTGCCCCCAAACCTCAAAAAGGTCTGTCAAGCCGGACCTACCTCTACAGAGGCCCTAGGGGGAGACGGCCTAGACCTCAGTGAAATATCTAAGAAGGAGTTCGCCAGCCTGGAGCTTTCGCCACCGGAGGGACGGATCACAGATAGGCTATAtatagggaaggagagaggagcaaCCAATGGAGTGCAAGGactaagggtgtgtgtgtgtgtgtgtgtgtgtgtctgaaagagagagagagagagagagagagagatggatgtTGCCTTGGAATTGGGAGTGGGGGATGTTCGGTGTGCTAGGTAGGACCTTTTTATTTAACCTCCTAAACATCTCTTTCTAGTCCATCTCCTCCGCTCCATCCTCATTGCCACTGTCACCATTTTCTCTCAGATTTTGCAACAGCTTCCAAAAGGCACGGCCTGACTGCAGTCTGCTGGCCTCCGGAtcaacacagcagccagcagAGCTAGAGCCCAAATCCGACTCTGTTCATTCCTTGCTTAAAAACCTTCAGTGACTACCTTTCACCTCACccacaggataaagtccaaactccttggTATGGTTTATAGGCCTAGTGTGACCTGGCTTCGGTCCACCCCTCCAGCCTCATCTTGCCATTtccccctaaccctacactaccctaaccataaccctatccctccAGCCATGCTGAATGCACTTCTGTCAGCTCCTCCAGAGAAGCCTCTGCTTTGCCTTGTGGTTCCTTTTGCCTGGAACGTCTCTGTCCTTCAGTTCTCGCAGCAGACTCCTACTACGTGTCATGTGCCTCCTTACAAGTCACTTCACCTATGAGCTCCTATAGAGGACCctatatttctcttattttggtAATACCTAGCATTACTGAGCACGCATTGTCTTCTAAGTGCTCTACTTATAGCAATTCATTTAAACGTCACAacagccttttttaaaaaaaatagacaccaTTAATATCCTCCCCATCTTACAGATTCAGAAACCGAGGCCCAACTGCTCAAgaacacacagctggtaagtagtAGACATGGAATTTCAactcaggcagcctggctcccaaGCCCACAGTTCTAATCTCTGTGCCACCCTGCCTACCGCAGCATGCTATGTGGTGTGGGAGGCTGGGGTTAAGACTTAAGCAGATGATGGGTGGACAGGCAGAGCTGATTGGATGGGGATTAAAATGAAAGCGGTGACAAGCAAAACTGTTACCAGGATTGTGGGTGACAATTAAGACAGTGAAGCGGAGATGGAGTGGACTGTTGCCATAGTGATGTGGTGACAAGAGGGCCCATGGTGGTATACGATGAGAGTGCAGATGGGGCTACTGATGCCAAAACAGGGGTATAGGTGCGTCTTCTGGaggatgagggaggatggagtgGCTAGGCTGGCAGGTTGTGGGGGTGGCGGCAGAGTTATAGAGGTCATGGGAGAGTAGTCAGGGGCCAGTGAGCTTGCAGGCCCAGGGGGAATGTGGTGGCTCTGAGGGCAGATCCTGGGGATGTTACAGCAGCCGCAAGAGCGGCTGAGGAGCTGGGCTCCAGCCTCCACCCCTGGCACCCACCTCTGCCGTGCTGGTGTGGCAGCCCCTCTTGGCCCTTTGTCCCCCGCTAGGCACCCCCAGAAGTGCTCTGTGCAGACAGCAAAGCTCACATCCCCACCTGTGAGGCCTGTTGACAGTCTGCAGCCCTCTAGGTAAAATCTGAACACTTTTTGAGaagttttatttgaaaacttgGGGACACGACAGAGACAGCAGGATGACGACCTGTCAGCGTTCCCAGGTCAGAAGCCAGGCTCGAGTCCCTCAGGTCTCTGGGTTCCAGGACCCCTCCAGCCTGTGAGCTTCCAAGGGATATACCCACCCACGTCCTCTCAGGCTCttaccccctcccccactgcccactTCCTGTGCCTGAGGAGACACTGGGTGTCAGGGGTAGActatggggtgggggaggagctggTTAAACTCCAGAAGGAGGTGGGAAGTGAGAACCGGGGAGTTTGGGGGCTGAgaggaacaaatagaaaaatgaggtGGGGACGGGGCCACTGCCGTTGCCTCCTCCATCCTCAAGAAACAGTTTGCCCAAGATGTCTCCTCACAGCTCAGATAGGAAATTCAGGGTAGGTCACATCCTGTGACTAGGCAATGGCGCCCTGTCCTTGGGGGCTGGTTGGGGAACAGTCATGCCCCTGCTCCAGGGAAGGCTGGGCAGCGCGTGCCCCGCTGTGCCAGGCTCCGTCTCAGCTGGCCGCAGGCTGGCTGTTGGCGTAGGCCTGGTCGGGGAAGGAAGCCCGGGCCCTGCGCGTCTGGGCACACACCGAGGCGTAGAGCTCTGGCTCGGGGCCCGAGGCCTGGGGCTTTGGCTCAGAGTCCAGCACCACCTCCGAGTACTTGATGGGAGTCCCCGGGGTGGGGATCCGGCCCTGAGGAGGCCGAAGCTGCAGGCTGGTATAGCACGTCACCTCCTCTGCAGCCTGGAGATGCAAGGCCATTAGAAGTTCACTGGACCCTTGGAAAAGCCCcccacttccttccctccccttttcttCAGCCATAGCTGACTCACCCTGGCAGGGCCTCCAGGGGTTGGATCCTGCTGGTCCGGCCCTGGTTCTTGATTCAGCCGTCCTGGGCAGGGAACAGGAATCTGGTCAGCtgtgtcttcctcctcctgcacATCCTCATCCCACCCACCCAGGA from the Eulemur rufifrons isolate Redbay chromosome 7, OSU_ERuf_1, whole genome shotgun sequence genome contains:
- the SIT1 gene encoding signaling threshold-regulating transmembrane adapter 1, whose amino-acid sequence is MSGGCNCTDLPWLGIPSIDKAWGLWALLGAVTLLLLISLAAHLSQWISGWGRGHLGQGRSGGSVEEVPLYGNLHYLQTGRLNQEPGPDQQDPTPGGPARAAEEVTCYTSLQLRPPQGRIPTPGTPIKYSEVVLDSEPKPQASGPEPELYASVCAQTRRARASFPDQAYANSQPAAS